The proteins below are encoded in one region of Limnochorda pilosa:
- a CDS encoding response regulator transcription factor yields MRRVMVVTRRALLREGLKELLRGKDEIQVVDQAERVEEALEQVGRLEVDAVLVDCTDPKLDSVEVAARLLKAGSRSG; encoded by the coding sequence GTGCGGCGGGTGATGGTCGTCACGCGGCGCGCGCTCCTCCGCGAAGGGCTGAAGGAGCTCCTGCGCGGGAAGGATGAGATCCAGGTCGTTGACCAGGCGGAGCGGGTGGAGGAAGCGCTGGAGCAAGTCGGGAGGCTCGAAGTCGACGCGGTGCTGGTCGACTGCACGGATCCCAAGCTCGACTCCGTGGAGGTCGCCGCACGTCTGCTCAAGGCCGGCTCGCGATCCGGGTAA
- a CDS encoding TorD/DmsD family molecular chaperone, translating to MQATVAVIRAYADAGLALSEETHDQPDFIGIELEFMRCLTKQEAEAWAQGDSAQAQESLQREQSFLRDHLARWVNGFCRRMEDEAELDFYRGVALLTRFLVKSDLEYVASLPRVH from the coding sequence GTGCAGGCGACGGTGGCCGTCATCCGAGCGTACGCCGACGCCGGATTGGCCCTCTCCGAGGAGACCCACGATCAACCAGACTTCATCGGGATCGAGCTCGAGTTCATGCGGTGCCTGACGAAGCAGGAGGCCGAGGCGTGGGCCCAGGGCGATTCCGCGCAGGCTCAGGAGAGCCTTCAGCGCGAGCAGTCTTTCCTGAGGGACCACCTTGCCCGGTGGGTGAACGGCTTCTGCCGGCGCATGGAGGATGAGGCGGAGCTTGACTTCTACCGCGGCGTGGCGTTGCTGACACGGTTTCTGGTGAAGTCGGATCTCGAGTACGTCGCGAGCCTCCCTAGAGTGCACTGA
- a CDS encoding molybdopterin-dependent oxidoreductase gives MAQKNSVGEPVGPAGVSRRAFLQWSAALGVSLGSVQSVSFGLQRVEAAPKSLREGKWIPVACWGDCGSKGFNKVYVVDGVITRSGTDDTITDSPTCPQLRSCAKGRAQRNRILAPDRLKYPMKRKHWAPGGGEKELRGRDGWVRISWDEALDILASEIKRVVGKYGNTAVYMPSSATGTGTYTEVERALKLYGGFITDWASCSSGTWTATGPAIGLPRSRSGTGEDLNDGFDLANAQLIVLWASNPAWSRAGKPVYALLQAKKAGARFVVVDPFFHPTAAAMGVSTDDWLPIRPATDHALVLGMMHTLLVEDDPVSSPLVNWEFLHKYTVGFDRDHMPAGADAKENLKDYVLGTYDGQPKSAEWAAEICGVPPERIRALARLIATTQRVTVIMSPAPARVNDAQSWPQVITALGAMTGHFGTPGNCVGSDAGHAWLMEGPELVKGGTWIGRPSDFPDRPRVVNPVRIAVNRNELWDAVLTGKYTAGKDDVRDINIQMMYFGKASRLNQIPGAVKGIQAFRKVEFVASQDMFMTPHCAFSDLVLPITSRWERFGEVSTSFRDSLLWTSQAIEPLFESKDDIWVARELAVRLGVDPDVVQPYSSKQDIFNQVAAARVISDDGTTYEPLVTITQADIDKLGVVGTPQQGRIGFWEFKEKGIYHFPRKPGDKFGHIVLKDFVDDPREHPLASPSGKIEIHCQTLADKIEAVGFSKIRPIPAYTPPTEGYEDTFSDWDKKVKGEYPLQLLNLHVPRRAHSNFDNTRWLQEAFPNLAMMNPLDAAERGLRNGDTVVIRSRHGKVLTRVAIYETIRPGVVGMGQGAWIDWDDELGLDRGGCTNILCGAIPTGEGHQGWNSCNVQVEKWTGKPLQPDHKRPLRVIEG, from the coding sequence ATGGCCCAGAAGAACAGCGTCGGCGAGCCGGTCGGACCGGCTGGCGTCTCGCGCCGGGCGTTCCTGCAATGGAGTGCGGCCCTGGGGGTATCCCTCGGCTCAGTCCAAAGTGTCAGCTTTGGGCTTCAGCGGGTTGAGGCCGCGCCGAAGAGTCTCCGGGAGGGGAAGTGGATCCCCGTCGCCTGTTGGGGCGACTGTGGAAGCAAGGGCTTCAACAAGGTGTACGTGGTCGACGGCGTCATCACGCGCTCAGGCACGGACGACACCATCACGGACAGCCCCACCTGTCCTCAACTGCGCAGTTGCGCCAAGGGGCGGGCACAGCGCAACCGGATCCTTGCTCCCGACCGCCTGAAGTACCCCATGAAGCGCAAGCACTGGGCTCCCGGCGGCGGGGAGAAGGAGCTGCGCGGCAGGGATGGGTGGGTGCGCATCTCCTGGGACGAAGCGTTGGACATCCTGGCGAGCGAGATCAAGCGCGTTGTCGGAAAGTATGGCAACACCGCCGTCTACATGCCGTCGTCCGCCACCGGAACGGGCACCTATACGGAAGTCGAGCGGGCGCTGAAGCTGTACGGAGGGTTCATCACGGACTGGGCTTCGTGCTCCAGCGGTACCTGGACGGCGACCGGTCCCGCCATCGGCCTGCCGCGCTCGCGCAGTGGCACGGGAGAAGACCTGAACGATGGCTTCGATCTGGCCAACGCTCAGCTCATCGTGCTGTGGGCGTCCAACCCTGCATGGAGTAGGGCGGGCAAGCCCGTGTACGCTCTCCTCCAGGCGAAGAAGGCGGGCGCGCGGTTCGTCGTCGTCGACCCGTTCTTCCATCCAACCGCCGCCGCGATGGGCGTGTCGACGGACGATTGGCTGCCAATCCGTCCCGCAACGGATCACGCCTTGGTGCTTGGTATGATGCACACCCTCCTGGTCGAGGACGACCCCGTCTCGTCGCCTCTCGTCAACTGGGAGTTCCTCCACAAGTACACGGTCGGATTCGATCGGGACCACATGCCGGCGGGGGCCGACGCGAAGGAGAACCTGAAGGATTACGTTCTCGGTACCTACGATGGCCAGCCCAAGAGTGCCGAGTGGGCGGCGGAGATCTGCGGCGTTCCGCCTGAACGCATCCGGGCCCTCGCGCGGCTGATCGCCACCACCCAGCGGGTGACGGTCATCATGTCGCCGGCCCCCGCACGGGTCAATGACGCGCAGTCGTGGCCCCAGGTGATTACGGCGCTGGGCGCCATGACGGGACACTTCGGGACGCCCGGCAACTGCGTCGGAAGCGACGCCGGCCACGCCTGGCTCATGGAAGGGCCCGAGCTCGTCAAGGGCGGTACCTGGATCGGGCGGCCAAGCGACTTCCCCGATCGCCCTCGCGTCGTGAACCCTGTCAGGATCGCGGTGAACCGAAACGAGCTCTGGGATGCCGTCCTGACGGGTAAGTACACCGCCGGGAAGGACGACGTTCGGGACATCAACATCCAGATGATGTACTTCGGGAAGGCGAGCCGTCTCAATCAGATCCCGGGGGCCGTCAAGGGCATCCAGGCCTTCCGCAAGGTGGAGTTCGTCGCCTCCCAGGACATGTTCATGACCCCGCACTGCGCCTTCTCAGACCTGGTGCTACCCATCACCTCGCGCTGGGAGCGGTTCGGTGAGGTGAGCACCAGCTTTCGGGACTCGCTGCTGTGGACCAGCCAGGCCATCGAGCCGCTCTTCGAAAGCAAGGACGACATCTGGGTCGCTCGCGAGCTGGCGGTACGCTTGGGTGTCGACCCGGACGTCGTGCAGCCGTACTCGTCGAAGCAGGACATCTTCAACCAGGTGGCCGCCGCGCGAGTCATCAGCGACGACGGCACGACCTACGAGCCTCTGGTCACCATCACCCAGGCCGACATCGACAAGCTGGGCGTGGTCGGTACTCCCCAGCAAGGCAGGATCGGGTTCTGGGAGTTCAAGGAGAAGGGGATCTACCACTTCCCGCGCAAGCCGGGCGACAAGTTCGGGCACATCGTCCTCAAGGACTTCGTGGACGATCCCCGGGAGCATCCGCTCGCCAGCCCCAGCGGGAAGATCGAGATCCACTGCCAGACGCTGGCAGACAAAATCGAGGCGGTGGGATTCTCGAAGATCCGCCCGATTCCGGCGTACACTCCGCCGACCGAGGGCTACGAGGATACCTTCTCCGACTGGGACAAGAAGGTCAAGGGCGAGTACCCGCTGCAGCTCCTTAACCTCCATGTCCCCAGGCGAGCCCACTCGAACTTCGACAACACGCGGTGGTTGCAGGAGGCCTTCCCTAATCTCGCGATGATGAACCCTCTGGACGCGGCCGAACGCGGCCTGCGGAACGGCGACACTGTCGTCATCCGGAGCCGCCACGGCAAGGTCCTCACCCGGGTGGCCATCTACGAGACCATCCGCCCCGGCGTGGTCGGAATGGGCCAGGGTGCGTGGATCGATTGGGACGATGAGCTGGGCCTGGACCGGGGAGGGTGCACCAACATCCTGTGCGGTGCCATTCCTACGGGAGAAGGTCATCAGGGCTGGAACAGCTGCAACGTCCAGGTCGAGAAGTGGACCGGAAAGCCCTTGCAGCCCGACCACAAACGGCCGCTGAGGGTCATCGAAGGGTAA
- a CDS encoding DMSO/selenate family reductase complex B subunit: MKQKAWYFDASSCIGCKTCEMACKDTNDLQVGVRLRRVREYGGGHWIVRNGFEQPAGVFTYFVSTSCMHCQEPPCVNVCPAGAMQKREEDGIVVVDSEKCIGCGYCQWACPYDAPRLDPTTHIMRKCDMCIDLQDRGEKPACVANCPMRCLDFGELEELRAKYGDVDTIMPLPSGDVTKPSFVVTPPKYPSQSAGGRIRDLMEA; encoded by the coding sequence ATGAAACAGAAGGCGTGGTACTTCGATGCCAGTTCCTGCATCGGCTGCAAGACCTGTGAGATGGCCTGCAAGGACACCAACGACCTCCAGGTTGGCGTGCGGCTGCGCCGTGTGCGGGAGTACGGCGGTGGCCACTGGATCGTGCGCAACGGCTTCGAGCAACCGGCCGGCGTGTTCACCTACTTCGTCTCCACATCGTGCATGCATTGCCAGGAGCCCCCATGCGTGAACGTATGCCCGGCCGGGGCGATGCAGAAGCGGGAGGAAGACGGCATAGTGGTCGTGGACTCGGAGAAGTGCATCGGATGCGGTTACTGCCAGTGGGCATGCCCCTACGATGCGCCCCGGCTCGACCCAACGACGCACATCATGAGGAAGTGCGACATGTGCATCGACCTGCAGGACCGCGGGGAGAAGCCGGCATGTGTGGCCAACTGTCCGATGCGTTGCCTCGATTTCGGCGAGCTTGAGGAGTTGCGGGCCAAGTACGGGGACGTGGACACGATCATGCCGTTGCCCTCGGGTGACGTGACGAAGCCGTCGTTCGTGGTGACTCCGCCCAAGTATCCAAGCCAGTCCGCGGGCGGACGGATTAGAGACCTGATGGAGGCGTGA
- a CDS encoding dimethyl sulfoxide reductase anchor subunit family protein, protein MVKTWALVAYTLLTQMSVGTFLVYWFSCLAARRESNPEVERLIHRPLPIIAALLVLGMVTSLFHLGRPIMAYRAVTNLGTSWLSREILFTVAYGLLGLLYVGVVSGRVKLSSWTKALGCLVSLTGIGLVYSMSSIYMIGAVPSWNTMATPVGFFAATLLLGGLITGVAFQTGGVAGQPRQPATLIRERVFQWIGLGSILLLGMQVGALVLATGQLSAQGAAVVGGVASVSESFTALTALYLILAFLGAGFCGALVYGETLKSGERKSLRQLTYVAFALVLASQVIHRFLFYVNEVRIGLY, encoded by the coding sequence ATGGTCAAGACCTGGGCGCTGGTCGCCTACACACTCCTCACGCAGATGTCCGTCGGCACCTTCCTGGTCTACTGGTTCAGCTGCCTAGCCGCCCGGCGCGAGTCGAACCCGGAGGTGGAGCGGCTGATTCACCGGCCTCTGCCGATAATCGCCGCCCTGCTCGTCCTGGGCATGGTCACCTCGCTCTTCCACCTGGGGCGCCCGATCATGGCCTACCGGGCCGTGACCAACCTGGGAACCTCGTGGCTTAGCCGGGAGATCCTCTTTACAGTAGCCTACGGCTTGCTCGGCCTGCTCTATGTGGGCGTGGTGAGCGGCCGTGTGAAGCTCTCGAGCTGGACGAAGGCCCTTGGCTGCCTGGTCAGTCTGACCGGCATCGGGCTGGTCTACAGCATGTCCAGCATCTACATGATCGGGGCGGTGCCCTCGTGGAACACTATGGCCACCCCTGTCGGGTTCTTCGCGGCGACCCTCCTTTTGGGCGGTCTGATCACGGGCGTTGCCTTTCAGACTGGTGGTGTGGCCGGTCAGCCACGACAGCCTGCCACGCTCATCAGGGAACGCGTCTTCCAGTGGATCGGGCTCGGGTCGATACTGCTCCTTGGGATGCAGGTGGGTGCTCTCGTCTTGGCCACCGGGCAGCTGTCGGCCCAAGGTGCAGCCGTCGTAGGCGGAGTCGCCTCGGTGTCCGAGAGTTTCACGGCGCTGACTGCGCTCTACCTGATCCTGGCGTTCCTCGGAGCCGGGTTCTGCGGGGCTCTTGTCTATGGGGAGACCCTCAAGTCCGGGGAGAGGAAGAGCCTGAGGCAGCTGACCTACGTCGCCTTCGCACTGGTGCTGGCTTCGCAGGTCATTCACCGCTTCTTGTTCTACGTGAACGAGGTACGGATCGGCTTGTACTGA
- a CDS encoding TorD/DmsD family molecular chaperone — protein MLRDVHTPSEMENGVATRDFLMGEILAFGVMGRIFYSYPEAEWIVGLMKNDVFQQTPLASGQPDVRRGLELIMDWIEDHTPEEAVDALETDYIRLFVGAGTHVLAPPWESVYTSSEPLLFQQETLDVRNWYARFGLEAVNKAHEPDDHAGLELEFLAHLAGIALNALDEADSSGFRDAIAGQRAFLTEHVLAWIPSWCNHVTAQAVSDFYRGCALVTRGLVLDLAEHLGVQAYGKPYPTSASR, from the coding sequence ATGCTGAGAGACGTGCATACTCCGAGTGAGATGGAGAACGGGGTTGCGACGCGCGACTTCCTGATGGGCGAGATCCTGGCCTTCGGCGTCATGGGGAGAATCTTCTACTCCTACCCAGAGGCGGAGTGGATCGTGGGTCTCATGAAGAACGACGTCTTTCAGCAGACACCGCTGGCTTCCGGTCAGCCGGACGTCCGCCGGGGCCTTGAACTCATCATGGATTGGATCGAAGACCATACGCCCGAGGAAGCCGTAGACGCGCTTGAAACCGACTACATTCGCCTCTTTGTCGGTGCCGGGACGCACGTTCTGGCACCTCCATGGGAGTCTGTCTACACCAGCTCAGAACCGCTCCTCTTCCAGCAAGAGACGCTCGACGTCCGCAACTGGTACGCACGGTTCGGCTTGGAGGCGGTCAACAAGGCCCATGAACCCGATGATCACGCCGGCCTCGAGCTGGAGTTCCTGGCGCACCTAGCAGGGATCGCCTTGAATGCCCTTGACGAAGCTGATTCATCCGGTTTTCGCGACGCGATCGCCGGGCAACGAGCCTTCTTGACAGAGCATGTGCTCGCCTGGATACCTTCGTGGTGCAACCACGTTACCGCTCAGGCCGTTAGCGATTTCTATCGAGGGTGTGCCTTGGTGACCCGCGGCCTGGTCCTTGACCTGGCAGAGCATCTTGGCGTCCAGGCGTACGGGAAGCCATACCCCACCTCTGCGTCCCGCTGA
- a CDS encoding thioesterase family protein has translation MSEADTAAAAGSGLVAGLATPTLLAWMEQVAFEVTRPHLPRGHTTVGTRVNLEHLAGTPTGMRVRVRAELVAVDGRRLRFRAEAWDEVELVGRAEHERFIVDEERFARGLERKRAATTTS, from the coding sequence GTGAGCGAGGCCGATACGGCCGCCGCAGCCGGCTCCGGCCTGGTGGCGGGCCTTGCCACTCCCACCCTGCTCGCCTGGATGGAGCAGGTCGCCTTTGAAGTGACCCGCCCCCACCTCCCCCGGGGCCATACGACGGTCGGCACCCGTGTGAACCTGGAGCACCTGGCTGGGACGCCCACGGGGATGCGGGTCCGCGTCCGGGCCGAGCTGGTCGCGGTGGACGGGCGCCGCCTTCGCTTCCGGGCGGAAGCCTGGGATGAGGTGGAGCTCGTCGGACGGGCGGAGCACGAGCGGTTCATCGTCGACGAGGAGCGCTTCGCCCGGGGCCTGGAGCGCAAGCGCGCCGCCACGACGACGTCCTGA
- a CDS encoding DinB family protein, producing MTFETLARVAPEQLQEVVEVPPDTPVLKGDTGFRATRGEMLLHAATHAVYHRSQIRHGLTRLGVSIPEPDYIFVMTETGRA from the coding sequence ATGACGTTCGAAACGCTTGCGAGGGTCGCGCCCGAGCAGCTGCAGGAAGTAGTGGAGGTACCGCCGGATACACCGGTGCTCAAGGGCGACACGGGCTTTCGCGCCACCCGGGGCGAGATGCTCCTGCACGCGGCCACCCATGCAGTCTACCACCGCTCCCAGATCCGCCACGGCCTCACCCGGCTCGGCGTCTCGATCCCAGAGCCGGATTACATCTTCGTGATGACGGAAACAGGGCGCGCGTAG
- a CDS encoding pyridoxal phosphate-dependent aminotransferase: MPRAAARVAGIAESTIREMTRIAEAHGALNLAQGFPDGNAPPELVEWAVTALRSGENQYSFTWGDPRFRRAIAAKTARFWGWAPDPDSEITVTCGASEAMAASLLAILDPGDELIVFEPFYENYVPLARLAGAEVRYIRLEPPAFRLDVEAVRQVAGPRTRAVVLNTPNNPTGRVFSREELAGLAELCRERDLLLVSDEIYEHFVYGAAVHVPVATLPDMWQRTIAVSGVSKTFQVTGWRLGYVLAPAPLTAAIRKVHDYLTVAAPTPLQVAAARAMDELPASYYQELAHRFARKRDLFVSALQVAGFACSLPEGAYYVMADASRLGARSDWEAARALIRRAGIAAVPGSSFFQGGRRPQSAPLLRFAFCKEDATLAEAARRLASLARPSSPGANERPS, from the coding sequence ATGCCGAGAGCCGCTGCGCGGGTCGCGGGAATCGCCGAGTCGACCATCCGGGAGATGACCCGGATCGCTGAAGCACACGGCGCCCTCAACCTGGCCCAGGGCTTCCCCGACGGGAACGCGCCTCCGGAGCTGGTCGAGTGGGCCGTGACCGCCCTTCGATCGGGGGAGAACCAGTACTCGTTCACCTGGGGAGACCCGCGTTTCCGCCGAGCCATCGCGGCGAAGACCGCGAGGTTCTGGGGGTGGGCGCCGGACCCGGACAGCGAGATCACCGTCACCTGCGGCGCCTCGGAGGCGATGGCCGCATCCCTTCTGGCCATCCTGGACCCCGGGGACGAGCTGATCGTCTTCGAGCCCTTCTACGAGAACTACGTGCCCCTGGCCCGGCTGGCGGGAGCGGAGGTCCGCTACATCCGCCTCGAACCGCCGGCGTTCCGCCTGGACGTCGAGGCCGTCCGCCAGGTGGCGGGCCCCCGGACCCGGGCCGTGGTCCTCAACACGCCCAACAACCCTACCGGCCGGGTTTTCTCACGGGAGGAGCTGGCCGGCCTGGCTGAGCTCTGCCGTGAGCGGGACCTCCTCCTGGTGAGCGATGAGATCTACGAGCACTTCGTCTACGGGGCGGCGGTCCACGTCCCCGTGGCCACCCTGCCCGACATGTGGCAGCGTACCATCGCTGTCAGCGGAGTATCCAAGACCTTCCAGGTGACCGGCTGGCGGCTCGGGTACGTCCTGGCCCCGGCTCCGCTGACTGCCGCCATCCGGAAGGTTCACGACTACTTGACGGTGGCGGCCCCCACCCCCCTGCAGGTGGCCGCCGCCCGGGCGATGGACGAGCTCCCGGCGAGCTACTACCAGGAGCTGGCCCACCGCTTCGCCCGGAAGCGAGACCTCTTCGTCAGCGCTCTGCAGGTCGCGGGGTTCGCCTGCAGCCTGCCGGAAGGGGCCTACTACGTCATGGCCGACGCCAGCCGGTTGGGAGCTCGGTCGGACTGGGAGGCCGCTCGGGCCCTGATCCGGAGGGCCGGGATCGCCGCCGTGCCGGGGTCCAGCTTCTTCCAGGGCGGCAGGCGGCCTCAGTCCGCTCCCCTCCTCCGTTTCGCCTTCTGCAAGGAAGATGCCACCCTGGCCGAGGCCGCACGGCGGTTGGCGTCCCTTGCCCGGCCGAGCAGCCCTGGGGCGAACGAACGGCCTTCCTGA
- a CDS encoding PadR family transcriptional regulator has protein sequence MSLAHALLGLISYSPAAGYDLKEAFDRSVYFFWKATLPQVYRTLRRMEGDGWLTSTIEPREGKPSRRVYHLTPAGRQELARWLAKAPPMPETRNPLLVQLFFGSAAPRGALRRHVQLWRNHHAELLRRYEEEVPAELESAAREPGADREAPYWRMTLEFGRRHARMMVEWCDAVLAELETLERP, from the coding sequence ATGTCGCTCGCACATGCGCTCCTGGGCCTGATCTCCTACTCACCAGCCGCGGGCTACGACCTGAAGGAGGCGTTCGATCGGTCGGTCTACTTCTTCTGGAAGGCAACCCTTCCCCAGGTCTACCGGACGCTGCGCCGCATGGAGGGCGATGGGTGGTTGACGTCGACCATAGAGCCCCGGGAGGGAAAGCCCAGTCGCCGTGTCTACCACCTGACCCCAGCGGGCCGCCAGGAGCTGGCCCGTTGGCTGGCCAAAGCGCCTCCGATGCCGGAGACGCGGAACCCTCTTCTGGTCCAGCTCTTCTTCGGGAGTGCCGCACCCCGGGGCGCACTGCGCCGCCACGTTCAGCTGTGGCGGAACCACCACGCCGAGCTGCTGCGCCGGTACGAGGAAGAGGTTCCTGCGGAGCTGGAGTCGGCCGCCCGGGAGCCCGGAGCCGATCGGGAGGCACCGTATTGGCGGATGACGCTGGAGTTCGGCCGCCGGCACGCCCGGATGATGGTGGAATGGTGCGACGCGGTGCTGGCCGAGCTTGAGACGCTGGAGCGACCTTGA
- a CDS encoding DinB family protein: MGVIGDRFAFWEPVRLGLKAAVDDLAEEDLAWEPPNGAMSIHKQLRHIITAEEMWVQAALRGGSYTVRSYRVLPTKEAILEDLDRVHQRTLEYLATLDEQGDPEVLRHTVLVPAGPFEGQHLRVGDILYNLIDHECHHRGQIVLIRRLMGKPCERFVNALAFMEGNE; encoded by the coding sequence GTGGGTGTCATCGGGGATCGGTTCGCTTTCTGGGAGCCGGTGCGCCTGGGTTTGAAGGCGGCCGTGGACGACCTGGCCGAGGAGGACCTGGCGTGGGAGCCGCCCAACGGCGCCATGAGCATCCACAAGCAGCTCCGGCACATCATCACCGCGGAGGAGATGTGGGTGCAGGCGGCGCTGCGAGGTGGGAGCTACACGGTCCGGTCGTACCGGGTGCTGCCCACCAAGGAGGCGATTCTGGAGGACCTGGACCGGGTCCACCAGCGGACCCTCGAATACTTGGCCACCCTGGACGAGCAGGGCGACCCGGAGGTTCTCCGCCACACGGTCTTGGTTCCCGCCGGCCCCTTCGAGGGGCAGCACCTCCGGGTGGGGGACATCCTCTACAACCTCATCGACCACGAGTGCCACCACCGGGGACAGATCGTCCTGATCCGGAGGCTCATGGGCAAGCCGTGCGAGCGCTTCGTCAACGCCCTGGCGTTCATGGAGGGAAACGAATGA
- a CDS encoding AMP-dependent synthetase/ligase, with the protein MITVLERKPAPTVATDLHDAPSTPALFFAQARRLGPRVALREKKYGLWRAVTWEEYARTVRHLAHAFLELGLRPGDRAAVIGENRPEWIYSDLAIVSGGAVTVGIYPTDSAEECAYVLGHSEAVLLVAENEEQLDKALEVRDRLPALRWIVVMDRKGLHHFSDPQVLWFDELLERGRTLAEADPEHLDEIVATIGPEDLAAIIYTSGTTGPPKGAMLTHRNLLWTAGTLGEANPSYEGDECFSFLPLSHIAQRMISVYLAIRWGMTVSFVEYQDTVLQNLREISPTVLFAVPRIWEKIHARVELTMQDRDWFKRAAYRLAVAVGRRHAEARLSRGRVGPGLALAYGLAHRLVLAPLKHRLGLDRARLVISGAAPISPEVLWYFHAIGVPIREVYGQTEGSGPTTIHQRERIRLGTVGQPLPGVEVRIAEDGEILVRGPNVFAGYFKNPEATAETLDGGWLHSGDVGELDADGFLRITDRKKDLFITAGGKNIAPQRVENLLKTSPYINDAIAIGDGRRYVTAMLVLDEENVADYAQRHRIPFTTYTDLIRNREIRRLIEGEVNRLNRHLSSPEQVKRFAILPKRLYQEEGEVTPTLKVKRRAIVEKYADLVRELYPEG; encoded by the coding sequence ATGATCACCGTCCTCGAGCGGAAGCCGGCTCCCACGGTCGCGACCGACCTCCACGACGCTCCGAGTACTCCCGCGCTCTTCTTCGCCCAGGCCCGCCGCCTGGGGCCCAGGGTGGCCCTGCGCGAGAAGAAGTACGGTCTCTGGCGGGCCGTCACGTGGGAGGAGTACGCCCGCACGGTGCGCCACCTGGCCCACGCCTTCCTGGAGCTGGGCCTGCGGCCGGGCGACCGGGCGGCCGTGATCGGCGAGAACCGCCCCGAGTGGATCTACAGCGACCTGGCCATCGTCAGCGGCGGGGCGGTGACGGTGGGCATCTACCCCACCGACAGCGCCGAGGAGTGCGCCTACGTCCTGGGCCACTCGGAAGCGGTCCTCCTGGTGGCGGAGAACGAGGAGCAGCTCGACAAGGCCCTGGAGGTGCGGGACCGCCTGCCCGCCCTGCGTTGGATCGTGGTGATGGACCGCAAGGGCCTCCACCACTTCTCGGACCCGCAGGTGCTCTGGTTCGACGAGCTCCTGGAGCGAGGGCGGACGCTGGCCGAAGCGGACCCGGAACACCTGGACGAGATCGTCGCCACCATCGGCCCCGAGGACCTGGCCGCCATCATCTACACGTCGGGCACCACGGGGCCGCCCAAGGGCGCCATGCTCACCCACCGGAACCTGCTCTGGACGGCCGGAACCCTCGGTGAGGCCAACCCCTCCTACGAGGGCGACGAGTGCTTCTCGTTCCTGCCCCTCTCCCACATCGCCCAGCGCATGATCTCGGTCTACCTGGCCATCCGGTGGGGGATGACCGTCAGCTTCGTGGAATACCAGGACACGGTGCTCCAGAACCTGCGGGAGATCTCGCCCACGGTGCTCTTCGCCGTGCCCCGGATCTGGGAGAAGATCCACGCCCGGGTGGAGCTCACCATGCAGGACCGGGACTGGTTCAAGCGGGCCGCGTACCGCCTGGCCGTCGCCGTGGGCCGGCGCCACGCGGAGGCCCGGCTGTCGCGGGGGCGGGTGGGGCCCGGGCTCGCCCTCGCCTACGGGCTGGCCCACCGGCTGGTGCTGGCGCCCCTGAAGCACCGCCTGGGATTGGACCGGGCCCGCCTGGTCATCTCGGGGGCGGCGCCCATCAGCCCCGAGGTGCTCTGGTACTTCCACGCCATCGGCGTCCCCATCCGGGAGGTGTACGGCCAGACGGAGGGCTCAGGGCCCACCACCATCCACCAGCGGGAGCGGATCCGCCTGGGCACCGTAGGCCAGCCCCTGCCCGGCGTGGAGGTGCGCATTGCCGAGGACGGCGAGATCCTGGTACGCGGCCCCAACGTCTTCGCAGGCTACTTCAAGAATCCCGAGGCCACCGCCGAGACCCTGGACGGCGGCTGGCTCCACTCGGGCGACGTGGGCGAGCTGGACGCAGACGGCTTCCTGCGCATCACCGACCGGAAGAAGGACCTCTTCATCACCGCCGGCGGTAAGAACATCGCGCCCCAGCGCGTCGAGAACCTGCTGAAGACGAGCCCCTACATCAACGACGCCATCGCCATCGGCGACGGGCGGCGCTACGTCACGGCCATGCTGGTGCTGGACGAGGAGAACGTGGCCGACTACGCCCAGCGCCACCGGATCCCCTTCACCACCTACACGGACCTCATCCGGAACCGCGAGATCCGGCGCCTGATCGAGGGTGAGGTGAACCGTCTGAACCGCCACCTCTCCTCCCCCGAGCAGGTGAAGCGCTTCGCCATCCTACCCAAGCGCCTCTACCAGGAGGAGGGCGAGGTGACCCCCACCCTCAAGGTGAAGCGCCGGGCGATCGTGGAGAAGTACGCGGATCTGGTGCGGGAGCTGTATCCGGAGGGGTAA